The nucleotide window GTTGATTGGCTGTTCCAGCGGTTTGATTTGAGACGCACAACCAATCAAAACGGCAGAAGCCGAGACGGGGCTGTTCTCATAGGTTTGCACACGGCTGTACTGTACGCTGAATTGCAGGTCAAACGCATTGTTTCAATTGATCTGATTGAATTCatagagaaaataaaaacacagtttaatgACCTGCCTggctttcagtgtgtgtgtgtgtgtgtgtgtgtgtgcgtgtgtgtgtgtgtgtgtctgtgtgtctgtgtgtgtgtgtctgtgtgtgtgtggactgggagggaggctggctctaatGGTTCCAGCtgagaagggactgggagggaggctgactctagtggttagagctgaggagggactgggagggagggaggctggctttagtggttagagctgaggagggactgggagggagggagggaggctggctctagtggttagagctgaggagggactgggagggagggagggaggctggctctagtggttagagctgaggagggactgggagggagggacagagagaggctggctctagtggttagagctgaggagggactgggagggagggagggaggctggctctagtggttagagctgaggagggactgggagggagggacagagagaggctggctctagtggttagagctgaggagggactgggagggagggagggaggctggctctagtggttagagctgaggagggactgggagggagggaggctgtagtgatgagagttgaggagggactgggagggagggacagagagaggctggctctagtggttagagctgaggagggactgggagggagggagggaggctggctctagtggttagagctgaggagggactgggagggagggaggctgtagtgatgagagttgaggagggactgggagggagggacagagagaggctggctctagtggttagagctgaggagggactgggagggagggagggaggctggctctagtggttagagctgaggagggactgggagggagggaggctgtagtgatgagagttgaggagggactgggagggagggaggctgtagcgatgagagctgaggagggactgggagggaggctgtagtgatgagagctgaggagggactgggagagagggaagctGTAGTGATGAGagttgaggagggactgggagggaggctggctctagtggttagagctgaggagggactgggagggagggagggaggctggatctagtggttagagctgaggagggactgggagggagggagggagtctggctctagtggttagagctgagaagggactgggagggagggaggctctagtggttagagctgaggagggactgggagggatatatagtctcctctctctctctctctctctctctctctctctctctcttaatccCGACTAACAGATTATAATCACAGGAAGAATCcttaaatccattaaaattaaaACCAAATATCACACAGTGAAGAcgaaccagactaatcccagccaGGCTTAACGGAACAGGGTCGGGGGCCAGGTGGAAGGATCTGAATTCAATTAGCCAAGAACAAAGAAGACTTGGGAGGGAGAGAGGTGGGGGGATGACCGAAGTGTTTTTAAAGGAGCTGACGGACCTGCAGTCGGGTCTtgaagcacagaaaccaggagcagAGACACACGGTGTGGAAGAGAAGGGAGGAGACAGAGGAGCGAGACACGTCTGCAcacagagagaggacagaggagcgAGACACGTCTGCACACAGAgagaaaaactactcacttctaaatcttttgtagtcatttttgtattactttagtataaatacatgttaatttggattcatatgttgtttttttctgactttatgtgaacgaaaagacacaaattcgcccgttttctcattggaaataggtaaatttcaaaatatcactgtcctggtcacaaaagcaaagtttgtggggaataatagccattttctatacttttgaggcataagcaattaggaaataacacttactacccaggaacaaaaattgtgttacatagtgttttcagttaaataaaacaagactttattttttttaaggaacacAAACTCTGAACTCTGAACTAGGCTGAACttcaaacacaaaccaaacaGACGGATTAATGCACATCACGCTATAATACAGGATCGCGATTCTCTAGAAAGAATGATTCATCATGATCAATACGGACAATTTCAGTTATAATGCTGGagcattaccagacctctctgtgctttacaatgctcccctatgctttaccagacctctctgtgctttacaatgcttccctatgctttaccagacctctctgtgctttacaatgcttccctatgctttaccagacctctctgtgctttacaatgcttccctatgctttaccagacctctctgtgctttacaatgcttccctatgctttaccagacctctctgtgctttacaatgcttccctatgctttaccagacctctctgtgctttacaatgcttccctatgctttaccagacctctctgtgctttacaatgcttccctatgctttaccagacctctctgtgctttacaatgcttccctgtgctttaccagacctctctgtgctttacaatgcttccctatgctttaccagacctctctgtgctttacaatgcttccctatgctttaccagacctctctgtgctttacaatgcttccctatgctttaccagacctctctgtgctttacaatgcttccctatgctttaccacacctctctgtgctttacaatgcttccctatgctttaccagacctctctgtgctttacaatgcttccctatgctttaccacacctctctgtgctttacaatgcttccctatgctttaccagccctctctgtgctttacaatgcttctctatgctttcctatgctttatgctttattacactgtgctgtgtgtttactgTGGGTAACGtttgaagtttctttttgtttgtataaGAGACGTGTTTGTTTTAAGATTTCTTCTCCAGGTTTCCTGTGTTTTGCAATGGGAAATTGACATTTGAATAAGTTATACAGATAACGAGAATTACAGTGACTAATTAATGGTGATGACATCAAGAGAAATCCTAACCTGTTACTAATACCGTCTGAACACAAtgacagcatggtaaagaacagagaggtctggtaaagcatagggaagcattgtaaagcacagagaggtctggtaaagcatagggaagcattgcaaagcacagagaggtctggtaaagcatagggaagcattgtaaagcacagagaggtctggtaaagcatagggaagcattgtaaagcacagagaggtctggtaaagcatagggaagcattataaagcacagagaggtctggtaaagcatagggaagcattgtgaagcacagagaggtctggtaaaacatatggaaggattgtaaagcacagagaggtctggtaaagcttagggaagcattgtaaagcacagagaggtctggtaaagcatatggaagcattgtaaagcacagagaggtctggtaaagcatagggaagtattgtaaagcacagagaggtctggtaaagcatagggaagcattgtaaagcacagagaggtctggtaaagcatagggaagcattgtaaagcacagagaggtctggtaaagcatagggaagtattgtaaagcacagagaggtctggtaaagcatagggaagcattgcaaagcacagagaggtctggtaaagcatagggaagcattgtaaagcacagagaggtctggtaaagcatagggaagcattgtaaagcacagagaggtctggtaaagcatagggaagcattgtaaagcacagagaggtctggtaaagcatagggaagcattgtgaagcacagagaggtctggtaaaacatatggaaggattgtaaagcacagagaggtctggtaaagcttagggaagcattgtaaagcacagagaggtctggtaaagcatatggaagcattgtaaagcacagagaggtctggtaaagcatagggaagtattgtaaagcacagagaggtctggtaaagcatagggaagcattgtaaagcatagagaggtctggtaaagcatagggaagcattgtaaagcacagagaggtctggtaaagcatagggaaacattgtaaagaacagagaggtctggtaaagcatagggaagcattgtaaagcacagagaggtctggtaaagcacagggaagcattgtaaagaacagagaggtctggtaaagcatagggaagcattgtaaagcacagagaggtctggtaaagcatagggaagcattgtaaagcacagagaggtctggtaaagcatagggaagcattgtaaagcacagagaggtctggtaaagcatagggaagcattgtaaagtacagagaggtctggtaaagcatagggaagcattgtaaagtacagagaggtctggtaaagcatagggaagcattgtaaagcacagagaggtctggtaaagtatagggaagcattgtaaagcacagagaggtctggtaaagaatattaaaaacaatttgaactaacccttataaacgtgtcccacagtaaaagcacagcaaagtgtaataaagcatggtaaagcataaaccatgttttgcttaaaaatatacaacagaaaataaattgtAATCGTGCGATGCGTCTCACGTCCACAGGAGGGTGACCAAGCCtaattacaatgcttccctatgctttaccagacctctctgtgctttacaatgcttccctatgctttaccacacctctctgtgctttacaatgcttccctatgctttaccagacctctctgtgctttacaatgcttccctatgctttaccagacctctctgtgctttacaatgcttccctatgctttaccagacctctctgtgctttacaatgcttccctatgctttaccagacctctctgtgctttacaatgcttccctatgctttaccagacctctctgtgctttacaatgcttccctatgcttcaccagacctctctgtgctttacaatgcttccctatgctttaccagacctctctgttctttaccatgctgtcaTTGTGTTCAGACGGTATTAGTAACAGGTTAGGATTTCTCTTGATGTCATCACCATCAATTAGTCACTGTAATTCTCGTTATCTGTATAACTTATTCAAATGTCAATTTCCCATTGCAAAACACAGGAAACCTGGAGAAGAAATCTTAAAACAAACACGTCTcttatacaaacaaaaataaacttcaaaCGTTACCCAcagtaaacacacagcacagtgtaataaagcataaagcataggaaagcatagagaagcattgtaaagcacagagaggtctggtaaagcacagggaagcattgtaaagcacagagaggtctggtaaagcacagggaagcattgtaaagcacagagaggtctggtaaagcatagggaagcattgtaaagcacagagaggtgtggtaaagcatagggaagcattataaagcacagagaggtctggtaaagcacagggaagcattgtaaagcacagggaggtctggtaaagcatagggaagcattgtaaagcacacagaggtctggtaaagcatagggaagcattgtaaagcacagagaggtctggtaaagcatagggaagcattgtaaagcacagagaggtctggtaaagcatagggaagcattgtaaagcacagagaggtctggtaaagcatagggaagcattgtaaagcacagagaggtgtggtaaagcatagggaagcattgtaaagcacagagaggtctggtaaagcatagggaagcattgtaaagcacagagaggtctggtaaagcatagggaagtattgtaaagcacagagaggtctggtaaagcatagggaagcattgtaaagcacagagaggtctggtaaagcacagggaagcattgtaaagcacagagaggtctggtaaagcatagggaagcattgtaaagcacagagaggtctggtaaagcatagggaagcattgtaaagcacagagaggtctggtaaagcatagggaagcattgtaaagcacagagaggtctggtaaagcatagggaagcattgtaaagtacagagaggtgtggtaaagcatagggaagcattgtaaagcacagagaggtctggtaaagcatagggaagcattgtaaagcacagagaggtctggtaaagcatagggaagcattgtaaagcacagagaggtctggtaaagcacagggaagcattgtaaagcacagagaggtctggtaaagcatagggaagcattctaaagcacttatgaaagtttcccaaagtgtaataaagcccgaTGCGTGACGCACACACTGTAAGTCGTGGGTGTTTGCATAACTCTTAAACCAAACTCAGTTCAAACTTCATAGATAGCGTAGGTGCGAACTAACCTTGACTTTTGGACGCTACTAAACCGCTAAGTTAGTTCTAAAGCGcacgcttattattattatttttttttttcatttttatgaatgaatgaatgacttGCGCTACGTAACATCTCGGGTAAGAGCGTGGCGATCGCTTCATTCACAAACTCGCCTGTGAAATGATGTTAACAGACGTGCGTTACGCTACGCAGAGTTTTTAAAGACGCGCAGAGCAGAAATAAGGCGATCGTTTTACAActtcggagagagagagagagagagagagagagggggagagagagagagagagagagagagagagaggagagaggagagaagagagagagagagagagagagagaggagagaggagaggggagagagaggagagtgagtgagagaggagagagagaggagagagagagagagagagagagagagagagagagagagaggagagaggagagaggagagaggagaggagagagagagagagagagagagagggagagagagaggagaggagagagagagagagagagagagagagagaggagagaggagagaggagagaggagaggagagagagagagagagagagagagagagagagagagagagagagggagggagggagagagagagagagagagatagagagagagagagagagaggctgtatTATTCATTGAGAGCTGTTATTTGTGAGTATTTATCTATTAAGAAAGAGTTGAAACGGGAGACAGACGCGCTCCAGCATTATAACTGAAAACGTCCGTATTGATCAAGATGAATAATTATTTCTAGAGAATCGCGATCGTGTATCACAGCGTGATGTGCATTAATCCGTCTGTGTGGTTTGTGTTTGAAGAAAGAGGACAGCGTTTATTGAAAACGTTTTGTTTCGTGTTTTGAGAATTCTTCAATCGCGTTGAGTTTTTATTGATCGCATTTATTTATTCGGAAAGAGAACTTTTGAATTAGTTACGCGAATTACTCGCCCAGAAATAGGAATTTGGAATCGACGATTTAatgtagaattattattattattattattattattattattattattattattattattattattaatttctattTAAAAGAGAAcagattgttttttatatatatttataatagttTCGATAGAtttatacagtaattaaaaatatataacgaCCATTGTATTATACTAAATAACTCTATTAATAACGacaattttattaatattatatataactACTGCTATTAATAAAGACTAATATTACGCATAGCTAGTGCTAAAGATTACTGCTGTAGTTTTTATGACTATTATAACTACCTACGATAAATACCTCGCGTTTTATCATTAACTTGGTATCTGTACGATCAGAAAGTTCACTCGAGAAATGTGTGAAATTGGCCGGACAGCGCCGCGCTTCAAGGGAGGAGCCGCGCTCCGCCTCTTCGGCTCTGTGACCGTGCTGTGCCTCACCACGCTGCCCGGGTCCGGCGCCTCTCCGCTGCGCCGCCGAGGGGACTCGAGCCCGCTCCTGCTGCACGGGGACCAGGTGCGGCTGAGACACCTGTACACGGCTAACGAGAGGACGAGCCTGCACCTGGAAATCGACGCGGAGGGCAGCGTGCGCGGATCGACGGAGCAAAACGTTTACAGTaagtctgtcctgcacctccattcactacaCAGCTCCCAGAATAACTCTCTGAAtctcccctgtctgtctgtctgtctgtctgtctgtcctgcacctccattcactacaCAGCTCCCAGAATAACTCTCTGAAtctcccctgtctgtctgtctgtctgtctgtctgtcctgcgcCTCCATTCACTACACAGCTCCCAGAATAAGTCTCTGAAtctcccctgtctgtctgtctgtctgtctgtctgtcctgcacctccattcactacaCAGCTCCCAGAATAACTCTCTGAAtctcccctgtctgtctgtctgtctgtctgtctgtctgtctgtcctgcacctccattcactacaCAGCTCCCAGAATAACTCTCTGAAtctcccctgtctgtctgtctgtctgtctgtctgtcctgcacctccattcactacaCAGCTCCCAGAATAACTCTCTGAAtctcccctgtctgtctgtctgtctgtctgtctgtcctgcacctccattcactacaCAGCTCCCAGAATAACTCTCTGAAtctcccctgtctgtctgtctgtctgtctgtctgtcctgcacctccattcactacaCAGCTCCCAGAATAACTCTCTGAATCTcccccgtctgtctgtctgtctgtctgtctgtcctgcacctccattcactacaCAGCTCCCAGAATAACTCTCTGAATctcccgtctgtctgtctgtctttcgcGATGACATCACATTGCACAAGACGgtattctgaagaaaaaaaaaatctattgcaaACTAACAGGAATCTCTAGATTGACTTCGGGAAAGTCTCTTATCGCGATCCGAAGGCTGATATGATGTTTGTTTAGCTCGGAAGTGTTTTACCAGCAGGCGTTTCCACGGTGACACATTTGCATGCGCGCTGAGAGTCACAAAGACATTTAATTACAGCCGCCGCGGAGATCAAGACGCGGCCGACGAATTCGTTTGTCAGAGCTCTGACGCTGCtgatgggggtgtgtgtgtctgtgtgtgtatctgtgtgtgtctgtgtgtgtgtgtcagtgtgtgtgtgtctgtgtgtgtgtgtctgtctgtgtgtgtctgtgtgtgtgtgtctgtctgtgtgtctgtctgtgtgtgtctgtctgtgtgtctgcgtgtctgtctgtctgtgtttctgtgtgtgtctgtctatctgtgtgtgtgtgtgtgtgtgtctgtgtgtgtgtgtgtgtgtatgtgtgtgtgtctctgtatgtgtgtgtgtgtgtgtctgtctgtgtgtgtgtgtgtgtgtgtctgtgtgtgtgtctgtgtgtgtgtgtgtctgtgtgtgtgtgtgtgtgtgtgtgtgtctgtgtctgtgtgtgtgtgtctgtgtgtgtctgtgtgtgtctgtgtgtgtgtgtctgtgtctgtgtctgtgtgtgtgtgtctgtgtgtgtctgtgtgtgtgtgtctgtgtctgtgtctgtgtgtgtgtgtctgtgtgtgtctgtgtgtgtgtgtgtgtgtgtctgtctgtgtgtctgtgtgtgtgtgtgtgtgtgtgtgtgtgtgtgtgtgtgtgtgtcagtgtgtgtgtgtgtcagtgtgtgtgtgtgtgtgtgtgtcagtgtgtgtgtgtgtgtgtgtgtgtgtgtgtgtgtcagtatctggtTCTTTGATAGTGTCAAtagctctcctgctctcctgttTCTGCAGCTCTGCTTGAGATCAAATCTGTGCAGCCCGGAGTCACAGTGATCCGCGGACTGAATTCAGCACACTACCTCTGCATGGACCACAGGGGCAGACTGCATGGAGCTGTGAGTATACCCAGACCATTGCCTTTacaactacagctcccagcatgcctcgccatggccgcgggtgcagaggcatgctgggagctgtagtcctatagccagggctggagcgattcactgtgtctcgatgaatcgcgatgctttctttacatgatgtgtcgtaatagaggtctgcatcgcttgtgataggagaccgcagcataaagaactacagctcccagcatccctcaccatggccgccgggtgcagaggcatgctgggagctgtagtcctatagccagggctggagcgattcactgtgtctcgatggatcgcgatgctttctttacatgatgtgtcgtaatagaggtctgtatcgcttgtgataggagaccgcagcataaagaactacagctcccagcatccctcaccatggccgccgggtgcagaggcatgctgggagctgtagtcctatagccagggctggagcgattcactgtgtctcgatgaatcgtgatgctttctttacatgatgaaTCGTAATAGAGGTCTATATCGtttgtgatacaagaccacaagcctaaagaactacagctcccagcatccctcaccatggcCGTGGgcgcagaggcatgctgggagctgtagtcccgGCCTGGCTCAAGCTGACGGGAGGggtctccctgtctgtctctgtttcaGCGGAGCTACAGCGAGCCAGACTGCAGCTTCCAGGAGCTGCTGCTGCCGGACGGGTACAGCGTCTTCCTGTCCGCGCAACACTCCGCAGTCGTCTCCCTCGGCCCTGCGCGCCACCGGCACCACTCCCCCGGGAAAcggctcccccctctctctcagttcCTCCCGGTGCTCAGCCTGCTCCCTCCTCAGCCCCAGCCTGCAGAATTCGAGGCCCTGGCACTCCAGGGGTTAATCGCTCACCGCTTGGACCTGGATTCCGAGGACCCCTTCGGGGCGTCCTGGGGGGGCGGCCAGGTGAACCCCAGTTTTATCAACAAGAAATAATAAACCCAACGTCCTTAAGGTTGGAAACTGGCTCCATTTTGGCTCTGACTTATTGAAAGCTATGGAGAAATTGGCGGACACTGGGCGCTGTTTCCTATCACTGTATCCTGTTACAGCACTTTCCTCCATTGAGTTACAGGTTAGGAAACTGGCGCCATTGTGGCTCTGACAGGGACTTGGCTCCCTATTGTGAGCTATAGAGAACTTGGAGCCAAGATGGCCGACACAGGCTACAGTTTCCTATGGAAGGAAACAAAGGCATGTTACAGTGTTACTGTCAAACAGAACATTATTGTGGGAAGCTGTctaaatgaaactgtgtctatatagatatatttatttatttaagtgtggcttagaagaaaaaataaaatcaaagtatTTATCAAATTTTTCCTAaggttatgcatttaccatgtgttttttaaaaaaaatatactttaccagacctctctgtgctttacaatgcttccttatgctttaccagacctctctgtgctttacaatgcttccctatgctttaccagacctctctgtgctttacaatgcttccctatgctttaccagacctctctgtgctttacaatgcttccctatgctttaccagacctctctgtgctttacaatgcttccctatgctttaccagacctctctgtgctttacaatgcttccctatgctttaccagacctctctgtgctttacaatgctttatgctttattacagtGTGCTGTTATTTTTCCATGACGTCACCTTTGTTTAGTTAATGCATTTACGAGAATAAAATGTGATGCATTTACCAGCAATCCCAATCGAGGATGGACCATAAATCAGTATTGCGTCCTTATGGCTGTGTTTGCATTTTGcaagatttatttattcatatttgagtgcgtgcgtgagtgcgtgcgtgtgcgtgtgtgcgtgtgtgtgtgtgttgctgggaAAATCGCGTGATTcatatttatttgcattgtattgtacgtttagctgctgtttatt belongs to Acipenser ruthenus unplaced genomic scaffold, fAciRut3.2 maternal haplotype, whole genome shotgun sequence and includes:
- the LOC131728558 gene encoding fibroblast growth factor 19-like, whose protein sequence is MCEIGRTAPRFKGGAALRLFGSVTVLCLTTLPGSGASPLRRRGDSSPLLLHGDQVRLRHLYTANERTSLHLEIDAEGSVRGSTEQNVYTLLEIKSVQPGVTVIRGLNSAHYLCMDHRGRLHGARSYSEPDCSFQELLLPDGYSVFLSAQHSAVVSLGPARHRHHSPGKRLPPLSQFLPVLSLLPPQPQPAEFEALALQGLIAHRLDLDSEDPFGASWGGGQVNPSFINKK